Proteins from a single region of Dyadobacter fanqingshengii:
- a CDS encoding discoidin domain-containing protein, translated as MIRYILQAFCCALLVTVFLPSHAQTTYCNPMDIDYKYNFEQLNEKISYRSGADPVIINHKVSGKGSDFYMFVTIQGGYWHSKDMINWKYLTANRWPFEDMCAPAAVSVRDTLFLFQSTFESRPILYSVAPEKGIWEFYNRWTPRLPKDIGPWDPAIYHDPDTDRWFMYWGSSNVYPIFGAELDHSKKLAFKDQYKAMFWLNQYEHGWERFGPNHSDPFKPFTEGAWMTKHNGKYYLQYGAPGTEYNVYANGTYVGDDPLGPFTYAPYNPVSYKPGGFATGAGHGNTFQDNFGNYWNTGTSWIGFNWGMERRIVRYAAGFDKDGQMFANTRFGDFPHKMTTKKWEGKGDELFTGWMLLSYKKPVVASSIMDTMSAAKITDENPRTFWAAKQNKPGETLTIDLQKEQEIKAVQVNYSDYKSDIFDNKPEVVYTQFKILTSNDGKKWDVVSDLTQQPKRDRPCAYIELVKPVNARYIRYEHIYVASPNLAISEFRVFGNGFGKAPQTPASFTAVRQKDTRNADLKWEKVPDVIGYNVLWGIAPDKLYQTYQFWNDDPNTFELRALNVGVPYYFAIEAFNENGVSEMSEVVGVK; from the coding sequence ATGATCAGATACATTTTACAAGCCTTTTGCTGCGCATTATTGGTCACTGTTTTCCTGCCTTCCCACGCCCAAACGACTTATTGTAATCCAATGGACATTGATTACAAATACAATTTTGAGCAATTGAATGAAAAAATAAGTTATCGCTCCGGCGCGGATCCGGTGATCATTAACCATAAAGTTTCGGGCAAAGGCAGCGATTTTTACATGTTTGTGACGATTCAGGGCGGTTACTGGCATTCCAAAGACATGATCAACTGGAAATATCTGACTGCTAACCGTTGGCCTTTCGAAGATATGTGCGCGCCTGCGGCTGTTTCGGTTCGGGATACGCTTTTTTTGTTTCAATCAACATTTGAATCGCGGCCAATCCTATATTCCGTTGCGCCCGAAAAGGGGATTTGGGAGTTTTATAACCGCTGGACGCCGCGCTTGCCGAAGGATATTGGCCCGTGGGACCCAGCTATTTATCATGACCCGGACACGGACAGATGGTTCATGTATTGGGGCTCCTCCAATGTGTATCCGATTTTCGGTGCGGAGCTGGACCATAGCAAAAAGCTGGCTTTCAAAGATCAATACAAAGCCATGTTTTGGCTCAATCAATACGAACACGGCTGGGAACGCTTCGGCCCAAACCATTCGGATCCCTTCAAACCATTCACAGAAGGCGCCTGGATGACCAAGCATAACGGCAAATATTACCTGCAATATGGCGCGCCGGGGACGGAATATAATGTTTATGCAAATGGCACTTACGTCGGTGACGATCCGCTTGGGCCATTCACTTATGCGCCTTACAATCCCGTTTCCTACAAGCCCGGCGGCTTCGCGACCGGAGCGGGGCATGGAAATACATTTCAGGATAATTTCGGCAATTACTGGAATACGGGAACGTCGTGGATCGGCTTTAATTGGGGAATGGAGCGAAGGATTGTCAGATACGCAGCCGGTTTTGACAAAGATGGCCAAATGTTCGCCAACACCCGATTTGGCGATTTCCCGCATAAAATGACAACAAAGAAATGGGAAGGAAAAGGTGACGAATTGTTTACAGGCTGGATGTTGCTTTCGTATAAAAAACCAGTTGTAGCATCGTCCATCATGGACACAATGTCCGCAGCAAAAATCACAGACGAAAACCCCAGGACGTTCTGGGCGGCTAAACAAAACAAACCTGGTGAAACGCTAACCATTGATCTCCAAAAAGAGCAGGAAATCAAAGCTGTGCAAGTCAATTATTCAGATTACAAATCAGACATTTTTGATAATAAACCAGAAGTCGTTTACACGCAATTCAAGATCCTGACTTCGAATGATGGCAAAAAATGGGATGTTGTGAGCGATCTTACACAGCAGCCCAAACGTGATCGTCCATGCGCATACATTGAGTTAGTAAAACCTGTAAACGCCCGCTACATTCGTTATGAGCATATTTACGTCGCTTCACCTAATCTGGCAATCAGTGAATTCCGTGTTTTTGGCAATGGTTTCGGCAAAGCGCCGCAAACGCCTGCCAGCTTTACCGCGGTTCGTCAGAAAGACACAAGAAATGCAGATTTGAAATGGGAAAAAGTACCGGATGTAATAGGTTACAATGTGCTTTGGGGAATCGCGCCGGATAAATTATATCAGACTTATCAGTTTTGGAATGATGATCCTAATACGTTTGAGCTAAGAGCATTGAATGTCGGCGTGCCTTATTATTTTGCTATTGAGGCGTTTAATGAGAATGGGGTTTCGGAAATGAGTGAGGTTGTGGGGGTGAAATGA
- the tyrS gene encoding tyrosine--tRNA ligase — translation MDFVEELRWRGMLHDMMPGTHEQLKKEMTAGYIGFDPTASSLHIGNLATIMLLVHFQRAGHKPFALIGGATGMIGDPSFKASERSFLDEETLRINQEGIRKQLEQFLDFDCGENSAEMVNNYDWFKDIGFLQFLRDAGKFLSVNYMMSKDSVKKRLETGISFTEFSYQLLQGYDFYHLYKNKNIRLQMGGSDQWGNITTGTEIIRRKEGDEEGYFKAYALTTPLLTKSDGSKFGKSEGGNIWLDAEKTSPYEFYQFWLNQSDEDLPRYLRVFSFKNKEEIEALESSHAAEPHLRIMQKALASELTIRIHSERAYQTVLKASEVLFGKATLETLQSIEADEFDTIFAGVPQTEISSQEWSETANITDLISTVTKSEIYASKGEARRAIQQNAVSVNKVKVTSAEQALSDFSLLQDRFLLISKGKKNHLVRVA, via the coding sequence ATTGATTTTGTTGAAGAACTGCGCTGGCGCGGAATGCTTCATGATATGATGCCCGGAACGCATGAGCAACTGAAAAAGGAAATGACCGCTGGCTACATCGGTTTTGATCCGACAGCGTCATCGTTGCACATTGGTAACCTGGCCACGATCATGCTTTTGGTTCACTTCCAACGTGCTGGCCATAAGCCTTTTGCATTGATCGGCGGAGCAACTGGAATGATCGGCGATCCGTCATTTAAAGCTTCGGAAAGGTCGTTTTTGGATGAGGAAACATTGCGGATCAATCAGGAAGGCATTCGCAAGCAGCTCGAACAATTTCTTGATTTTGATTGCGGTGAGAATTCGGCTGAAATGGTCAATAATTATGATTGGTTCAAAGACATTGGCTTTCTGCAATTCCTGCGCGATGCGGGTAAGTTTTTGAGTGTCAATTATATGATGTCAAAAGATTCGGTTAAGAAGCGTTTGGAAACGGGCATTTCCTTCACAGAATTTTCTTACCAATTGCTGCAAGGCTACGATTTTTATCATTTATACAAAAACAAGAATATCCGCTTGCAAATGGGCGGCTCCGATCAATGGGGCAACATTACCACCGGAACCGAGATCATCCGCCGTAAGGAGGGTGACGAAGAAGGCTATTTCAAAGCATATGCATTGACAACGCCGCTTTTGACCAAATCAGACGGTTCCAAATTCGGCAAAAGCGAAGGTGGGAACATTTGGCTGGACGCTGAAAAAACGTCGCCATATGAGTTCTACCAATTCTGGCTCAATCAATCTGATGAGGATCTGCCACGTTATTTAAGGGTCTTTTCTTTCAAAAACAAAGAGGAAATCGAAGCATTAGAGTCAAGCCACGCCGCCGAGCCGCATTTAAGGATCATGCAAAAAGCATTAGCATCCGAACTAACCATCCGAATTCACTCTGAACGCGCATATCAAACCGTTTTGAAAGCATCGGAAGTTTTATTCGGCAAAGCCACGCTCGAAACATTGCAAAGCATCGAAGCCGATGAGTTCGACACAATTTTCGCCGGCGTGCCACAAACTGAGATTTCGAGTCAGGAATGGAGTGAAACTGCCAACATTACGGATTTGATTTCAACTGTTACAAAATCCGAAATCTACGCTTCAAAAGGCGAGGCTAGGAGAGCAATCCAGCAGAATGCGGTGAGTGTTAACAAAGTAAAAGTGACTTCTGCCGAGCAGGCTTTGAGTGATTTTAGTTTGTTGCAAGATCGATTTTTGTTGATTTCGAAAGGGAAGAAGAATCATTTGGTTCGGGTTGCTTAG
- a CDS encoding type II toxin-antitoxin system VapC family toxin, whose product MSNSDRFLLDTNICIHALKSDFGIKQKIGEIGINACFLSEVNIAELLFGVENSAEHRRELNRQQFESFQGIFKDRIFQISDILHEYARQKTNLRRMGKPVDDFDLLIGSTAIVYNLVLVTRNTRHFVNMPGIRLQNWIDN is encoded by the coding sequence ATGTCGAACTCTGACCGATTTTTGCTAGACACAAATATTTGCATACATGCGCTGAAAAGCGACTTTGGCATTAAGCAGAAAATCGGAGAAATCGGCATTAACGCATGCTTTTTATCCGAAGTGAATATTGCAGAGTTACTGTTCGGTGTTGAAAACAGTGCCGAGCATCGCCGCGAGTTGAACCGGCAGCAATTTGAAAGCTTTCAGGGAATATTTAAAGACAGGATATTTCAAATTAGTGATATTTTGCACGAATATGCGCGGCAGAAAACCAATCTCCGAAGAATGGGAAAGCCAGTTGACGATTTCGATTTGTTAATTGGAAGTACTGCTATCGTTTATAATTTGGTGCTCGTAACGCGAAATACACGGCACTTTGTGAATATGCCGGGAATTCGACTTCAAAATTGGATTGATAATTAG
- a CDS encoding metallophosphoesterase family protein produces MTFKRRSFLKLLPALPGLSFISKSKENNVPARISMRFIVASDGHYGQPNTDFKQFHTDLISWVNREKMQKGVDFLFFNGDLIHDDPTLLYDFKNTISNLSVPFYVSRGNHDKVGLDVWQSTWGYPTNHSFAKGEYAFIIGDTSNEKGEYVCPDATWLKNEIAKHKDKKGIFVFLHITPAKWTVNGIECKEVIELFENTPNIKAIFNGHDHDQDSTKVYGKKPYFFDGHFGGNWGTTYKGYRIVEIYEDNTWQSYQYNPTAAPILNSFTGKS; encoded by the coding sequence ATGACATTTAAACGCCGCTCCTTTCTCAAACTCTTACCCGCGCTTCCCGGCCTTTCATTTATATCAAAATCAAAGGAAAACAATGTCCCCGCAAGAATATCCATGCGGTTCATCGTCGCTTCCGACGGACATTATGGCCAGCCAAACACCGATTTCAAGCAATTTCACACGGATCTGATCAGCTGGGTAAATCGGGAAAAAATGCAGAAAGGCGTCGATTTCCTCTTCTTCAATGGCGACCTCATCCACGACGATCCGACATTGTTATATGATTTCAAAAACACGATCAGCAACCTCAGCGTGCCGTTTTATGTAAGTCGCGGCAACCATGATAAAGTGGGTCTCGATGTGTGGCAAAGCACATGGGGATATCCGACCAACCACAGCTTCGCAAAAGGCGAATACGCATTTATCATCGGCGACACCTCCAATGAAAAAGGCGAATATGTATGCCCGGATGCGACGTGGCTGAAAAACGAAATCGCCAAACACAAAGATAAAAAGGGGATTTTCGTATTCCTCCACATTACGCCCGCTAAATGGACCGTCAACGGGATCGAATGCAAAGAAGTCATCGAACTCTTCGAAAACACCCCCAACATCAAAGCCATCTTCAACGGCCACGACCACGACCAGGACAGCACAAAAGTCTACGGCAAAAAGCCCTATTTCTTTGACGGGCACTTCGGTGGCAACTGGGGAACGACCTATAAAGGATATCGGATTGTGGAGATTTATGAGGATAACACCTGGCAGTCGTATCAGTACAATCCGACGGCTGCGCCGATTTTGAATAGTTTTACGGGGAAGTCGTAA
- a CDS encoding regulatory protein RecX, which translates to MDRLILQKAASYCAYQERTQDEVRQRLKKWNVWGEEADELIAELISMNYLSEERFAKTYAGGKFRIKNWGRMKIRQELNRRGLSQYSIEKGMGEIGDKAYIEGLKTLLAKKKNLLIKTETDSFKLKQKLARFALGKGYESELVWKVVEELLA; encoded by the coding sequence ATGGATCGCTTAATCCTGCAAAAAGCAGCGTCATATTGTGCTTACCAGGAAAGGACGCAAGATGAAGTAAGACAGCGCCTGAAAAAATGGAATGTTTGGGGCGAGGAAGCCGATGAGCTCATTGCAGAGCTGATTTCAATGAATTATTTGAGTGAAGAGCGCTTCGCAAAAACTTACGCGGGTGGGAAATTTCGGATCAAAAACTGGGGCCGGATGAAGATCAGGCAAGAGCTGAATCGCCGTGGATTGAGTCAATATAGTATTGAAAAGGGAATGGGAGAGATTGGGGATAAGGCATATATCGAAGGGCTGAAAACGCTTTTGGCAAAAAAGAAAAACCTGCTTATAAAAACAGAAACTGATTCTTTTAAATTAAAACAAAAACTGGCAAGATTTGCTTTGGGGAAGGGTTATGAGAGTGAGTTGGTTTGGAAGGTTGTGGAGGAGTTGTTAGCTTAA
- a CDS encoding ribonucleoside-diphosphate reductase small subunit, with translation MSQELTRQEPLLVEDPLRFVLFPIKHSDIWEMYKRHEASFWTAEEIDLSQDMKDWENLNDGERHFISHVLAFFAASDGIVNENLAVNFLSEVQYAEAKCFYGFQIAMENIHSETYSLLIDTYIKDPSEKDHLLRAIDTIPCVQKKADWALKWINSPVFAERIIAFAAVEGIFFSGSFCSIFWLKKRGLMPGLSFSNELISRDEGLHCEFACLLYTRHIVNQLPKERVIEIMMDAVEIEKEFITEALPVSLIGMNAELMKQYIEYIADFWLERLGCEKQFGSANPFDFMELISLPGKTNFFEKRVGEYQKAGVMSGVKDKDSGHRISFDSDF, from the coding sequence ATGTCACAAGAACTTACCAGGCAGGAACCCCTGTTAGTTGAAGATCCTTTGCGGTTTGTGCTATTTCCGATCAAACATTCCGATATATGGGAAATGTACAAACGCCACGAAGCGTCTTTCTGGACAGCCGAAGAGATCGATCTTTCCCAGGATATGAAAGATTGGGAGAACCTGAACGACGGTGAAAGGCATTTTATCTCTCACGTGCTCGCTTTCTTTGCAGCTTCCGACGGGATTGTAAACGAAAACCTGGCAGTCAATTTTCTGAGTGAAGTACAATATGCGGAGGCAAAGTGTTTTTACGGCTTCCAGATCGCAATGGAAAATATTCATTCCGAAACTTACTCTTTGCTGATCGATACATACATTAAAGATCCGTCTGAAAAAGACCATTTGTTACGAGCCATCGACACGATTCCCTGCGTTCAGAAAAAGGCAGACTGGGCATTGAAATGGATTAACAGCCCTGTGTTTGCTGAACGGATCATTGCATTTGCAGCAGTAGAAGGAATTTTCTTTTCTGGATCATTCTGCTCTATTTTCTGGCTCAAAAAACGTGGCTTAATGCCTGGACTATCGTTCTCAAACGAATTGATCTCCCGCGACGAAGGACTGCATTGCGAATTTGCCTGCTTGCTTTATACTCGTCACATTGTAAACCAGTTACCAAAGGAACGCGTAATTGAAATCATGATGGACGCGGTTGAAATTGAAAAAGAGTTCATTACTGAAGCATTGCCTGTTTCCTTAATCGGCATGAATGCTGAGCTTATGAAACAATACATTGAATACATCGCCGATTTCTGGCTGGAAAGATTGGGCTGCGAAAAGCAATTCGGCTCCGCTAACCCATTCGATTTCATGGAGTTGATCTCACTTCCCGGAAAAACGAACTTCTTTGAAAAACGCGTTGGTGAATATCAGAAGGCTGGTGTAATGAGTGGCGTGAAGGACAAAGATTCAGGGCATAGGATTTCTTTTGATTCGGATTTTTAA
- a CDS encoding glycosyltransferase family 2 protein yields MKISGFTIIRNAIINDYPIVEAITSILPVVDEMLVSVGRSDDDTLGLIRSIDSDKIRIVESEWDMSLRAGGKVLAVETDKALKQISPDSDWAFYIQGDEAVHEKYHKAIIDSCTRHLDDERVEGLLFDYVHFYGTYDYIGDSRKWYRREIRIIRNEQNPKGQPISAYRDAQGFRRANQKLNVMHSGAAVYHYGWVKSPAQMKTKMKNVSRFWNEGQAWEKILESEDFFNYEEFDSLTHFKGSHPSVMENRIARQSWKVELDTSKKKFKLKDALLYWYEKRTGRRLFEFRNYRLL; encoded by the coding sequence TTGAAGATTTCCGGATTTACAATTATCAGAAATGCCATCATAAATGATTACCCGATTGTAGAGGCAATCACGTCTATACTGCCGGTTGTGGACGAAATGCTGGTAAGTGTCGGGCGCAGTGATGACGATACTTTGGGGCTGATCCGATCCATTGATTCGGACAAAATCAGGATTGTGGAATCGGAGTGGGATATGTCGTTGCGGGCAGGGGGGAAAGTGCTGGCGGTGGAAACGGATAAGGCTTTGAAACAGATTTCACCAGACTCGGATTGGGCATTTTACATTCAGGGGGACGAAGCGGTGCATGAAAAATATCATAAAGCGATCATTGATTCATGCACACGTCACCTGGACGATGAGCGGGTTGAAGGCTTACTATTTGATTACGTGCATTTTTATGGCACATACGATTATATTGGCGACAGTAGAAAGTGGTATCGCCGTGAAATACGCATTATAAGGAATGAGCAAAATCCAAAAGGCCAGCCCATTTCGGCCTATCGTGACGCGCAGGGATTTCGGCGGGCAAACCAGAAATTGAATGTCATGCACTCAGGCGCTGCGGTTTATCATTATGGTTGGGTGAAAAGTCCGGCGCAGATGAAAACCAAAATGAAGAATGTGAGCCGTTTCTGGAACGAAGGCCAGGCCTGGGAGAAGATTTTGGAGTCGGAAGATTTTTTCAATTACGAAGAATTTGACTCGCTGACACATTTTAAAGGATCGCATCCATCGGTGATGGAAAACCGGATTGCCCGACAGAGCTGGAAAGTGGAACTGGACACTTCCAAAAAGAAATTCAAGTTGAAGGACGCGCTGCTTTACTGGTATGAAAAGCGAACTGGAAGGCGTCTTTTTGAATTCAGAAATTACCGTTTATTATGA
- a CDS encoding FkbM family methyltransferase encodes MARKKARRQFQEYPHKTDTFLLAEEGEISFANWKNPLVNPKVITQEEVNFFKKFIPKGSLCIDIGTNIGDTTVPMALATGKTGTTIGFDPNPYVFKILEKNVSLNIDKTNIIPLPYAITKEEGEFYYNSSEASFGNGGISNEIVEDQGSFQLPEKIKGVNLEKFLKSNYASLLSKLSFIKVDVEGADMEVIRSISNLIRQFKPVLVAECFPKATTEERAELYHIVSEFGYTLHYFSDFNEHAKIIKIEGPRDMNKWKTFNFYAVPNED; translated from the coding sequence ATGGCTCGTAAAAAAGCCCGCCGCCAGTTTCAGGAATATCCTCACAAAACGGATACATTTTTGCTGGCAGAGGAAGGAGAAATATCATTCGCAAACTGGAAAAACCCATTGGTAAATCCAAAGGTCATTACGCAGGAAGAAGTTAATTTTTTCAAAAAATTTATTCCAAAGGGAAGCCTTTGCATCGATATTGGAACGAATATCGGTGACACCACTGTGCCTATGGCACTAGCCACCGGGAAAACCGGCACGACCATCGGTTTTGATCCTAATCCGTATGTTTTCAAGATCTTAGAAAAGAACGTTTCACTCAATATTGATAAAACCAACATTATTCCATTGCCTTACGCGATCACGAAAGAAGAAGGTGAATTTTATTACAATTCTTCTGAGGCTTCGTTTGGTAATGGTGGAATTTCAAACGAAATCGTAGAAGATCAGGGTTCTTTTCAGCTTCCTGAGAAAATCAAGGGGGTTAACCTTGAAAAGTTTTTGAAATCCAATTACGCTTCGCTTCTTTCAAAGCTGTCATTCATTAAAGTGGATGTGGAAGGTGCTGATATGGAGGTGATTAGGTCAATAAGCAATCTCATCAGACAATTCAAACCAGTGCTTGTAGCTGAATGTTTTCCAAAGGCAACCACAGAAGAGCGCGCCGAATTGTATCACATTGTTTCAGAATTTGGCTACACCTTACATTACTTCTCAGACTTCAACGAGCATGCCAAAATTATTAAAATTGAAGGTCCACGTGATATGAACAAGTGGAAAACCTTTAATTTTTATGCTGTTCCAAACGAAGATTAA
- the corA gene encoding magnesium/cobalt transporter CorA yields the protein MVRIFYKEGRLIKRENDIRELGKVKNLVWVDLQSPSAEEEEWVENKCNISFQTPQEIVEIESSSRFFEQNDTINANSNFLKIDRDSYETYPVSFILYQNVLFTYRRGDSKTFADTVKKMKVSPEGIQSGVDFMLLLLETRIEADADSLEGISRDISAISKDLTREQKARQEVLIRISGLQEITMMLRETSIDKQRVLSGILRSQYFPEDRKEHLRIILKDINSLLEYTTFNFERLEYLQNTFMGLINIEQSQVIKIFTVVTIIFMPPTLIAGIFGMNYSHIPSTAEPWGFWVSLLLMLLSSLIVLWFFRRKRWI from the coding sequence ATGGTACGCATATTTTATAAAGAAGGTCGGCTGATTAAGCGCGAGAATGATATTCGCGAGCTTGGGAAAGTCAAGAATTTGGTTTGGGTTGATTTGCAGTCGCCGAGTGCGGAGGAAGAGGAATGGGTGGAAAATAAGTGCAATATCAGCTTTCAGACACCACAGGAAATCGTTGAAATTGAGAGCAGTTCTCGATTTTTCGAACAAAATGATACGATTAACGCCAACTCCAACTTCCTGAAAATTGATCGGGACAGCTATGAGACTTATCCGGTTTCGTTCATTTTATACCAAAATGTGCTCTTCACTTACCGCAGAGGCGATTCCAAAACATTTGCGGATACGGTGAAGAAGATGAAGGTGAGTCCGGAAGGCATTCAGAGCGGCGTGGATTTCATGCTTTTATTGCTGGAAACCCGCATTGAAGCCGATGCAGATTCGCTGGAAGGCATTTCGCGGGATATTTCTGCAATTAGTAAAGACCTGACCCGCGAGCAAAAAGCCCGCCAGGAAGTGCTGATCCGCATTAGTGGATTGCAGGAAATTACAATGATGCTGCGGGAAACGAGCATTGATAAGCAACGCGTTTTGTCAGGAATTTTACGAAGTCAATATTTTCCGGAAGACAGGAAGGAACATTTGCGCATTATCCTGAAAGACATCAACTCGCTATTGGAATACACCACTTTCAATTTTGAACGCCTTGAATATCTGCAAAATACATTCATGGGTTTGATTAACATTGAACAAAGCCAGGTGATCAAAATCTTTACCGTGGTGACGATCATTTTCATGCCGCCGACGCTCATTGCAGGAATTTTCGGGATGAATTACAGTCATATTCCGTCAACAGCCGAACCGTGGGGGTTTTGGGTATCGCTGTTGCTAATGCTGCTTTCTTCGCTGATTGTACTTTGGTTTTTCCGCCGAAAACGTTGGATTTAA
- a CDS encoding DUF6934 family protein, with the protein MKHHYYPYRASENYLSFAFESQSLTKRIAKEVEFLLIEEDLYNLAFGDLDENGMIDDLSVSNNKDMRLVLATVIQTIIVFFEIYPDKRVLFRGSTPARTRLYQIIINKEKANWQSHFIIEGLIGDDTETFQAEKNYSAFVIRKKL; encoded by the coding sequence TTGAAACATCACTATTACCCCTACCGGGCGTCTGAGAACTATTTGTCTTTTGCTTTTGAGAGTCAATCATTAACTAAGCGTATTGCTAAGGAAGTCGAGTTCCTTCTTATTGAAGAAGATCTGTACAATCTGGCTTTTGGTGACCTTGATGAGAATGGAATGATTGACGACCTCTCAGTCAGCAATAATAAGGATATGAGGTTGGTGTTAGCAACAGTTATTCAAACAATTATTGTGTTTTTTGAAATATATCCCGACAAGAGAGTGTTGTTTAGAGGAAGTACACCTGCACGGACCCGGCTATACCAAATTATTATTAATAAAGAGAAAGCAAATTGGCAATCTCATTTTATAATCGAAGGGCTTATAGGCGACGATACGGAAACTTTTCAAGCCGAAAAAAATTACAGTGCTTTTGTAATACGCAAGAAACTTTGA
- a CDS encoding MFS transporter: MQSTKSPSIFTTQFWLLGLSSFLFSSSFNMLIPELPGYLTEMGGADYKGAIIGLFTLTAGLSRPFSGRLTDRIGRVPVMAFGSIVCFVCGFLYPIFTTVMPFLLLRLVHGFSTGFKPTGTSAYVADIVPASRRGEAMGVHGMCMGVGSAFGPAVGSMISEAFSLNALFYTSSLFAFLSIAILLNMKETLVKKERLSLDAFKITRRDIFEPDVFSPALVTFLCYFSYGAVSTVTPDFSEYLGLHNRGYYFMFFTIFSILVRLFAGKISDRHGRIPVTIVGCFILIIALVITGYANSAYVFFTGAAFFGVSMGILSPVLSAWTVDLSRDDNRGRSIATMFISLEAGIGLGAFLSAELFANQRGNLPLVFYCMAGFALAALIYSVLIYQFKKRRARII, encoded by the coding sequence ATGCAAAGTACAAAGTCTCCAAGTATCTTCACAACGCAATTCTGGTTACTTGGCCTCAGCTCGTTCCTGTTTTCTTCCAGCTTCAACATGCTCATTCCCGAACTCCCGGGGTATCTTACGGAGATGGGTGGTGCCGATTACAAGGGCGCGATCATTGGTTTATTCACATTAACAGCCGGACTTTCCCGTCCATTCAGCGGCAGACTTACCGACCGCATTGGCCGCGTTCCCGTTATGGCATTTGGCTCCATAGTGTGCTTTGTCTGCGGATTTTTATATCCAATTTTCACAACGGTGATGCCTTTTCTGCTGCTGAGATTGGTTCACGGTTTTTCAACAGGCTTTAAACCTACCGGAACATCCGCCTATGTTGCAGACATTGTTCCTGCCAGCAGGCGCGGGGAGGCGATGGGCGTGCATGGTATGTGTATGGGAGTTGGTTCAGCATTCGGGCCGGCGGTTGGGAGTATGATCAGTGAGGCTTTTTCCCTTAACGCGCTGTTTTACACTTCTTCGTTGTTTGCGTTTTTATCTATTGCGATCTTGCTGAATATGAAAGAAACGCTCGTCAAAAAGGAGCGGCTTTCTTTGGATGCATTCAAAATCACCCGCAGGGACATTTTTGAACCTGACGTTTTCAGTCCCGCGCTGGTCACATTCCTTTGCTATTTTAGTTACGGTGCTGTGTCGACGGTTACACCCGATTTTAGCGAATATTTGGGGCTGCATAATCGAGGCTATTATTTCATGTTTTTCACGATATTCTCAATTTTAGTCAGGCTATTTGCCGGAAAGATTTCTGACAGGCATGGCCGCATTCCGGTTACCATTGTCGGCTGCTTCATCTTAATTATCGCATTGGTAATCACCGGTTACGCAAATTCCGCCTATGTGTTTTTTACCGGCGCTGCATTTTTCGGGGTTTCCATGGGCATACTTTCCCCTGTTCTTTCCGCCTGGACGGTGGATCTTAGCCGGGATGATAATCGCGGTCGGTCCATTGCCACAATGTTCATTTCTTTGGAAGCGGGCATTGGCTTAGGCGCGTTTTTATCTGCCGAACTTTTTGCTAATCAGCGAGGGAACTTGCCCTTGGTTTTTTATTGTATGGCTGGTTTTGCACTGGCAGCATTGATTTATTCCGTGTTGATTTATCAATTTAAAAAACGCCGCGCCCGCATTATTTGA